In Paractinoplanes brasiliensis, the following proteins share a genomic window:
- the pepN gene encoding aminopeptidase N: MAGVRNLTQVEAAERARLLDVTGYDITLDLTDGHGNPGDGTFRSTTVVTFTCREPGAETFIETAAASVRSATLNGEAIDLDGFSAEKGLTLTGLAAENELVVDADFAYSASGQGLQRSADPVDKEVYLYSQFETADAQRVYACFDQPDLKSVYTWHATVPKHWKVISNMPVERDEPAGPGAKTVHFQTSARMSTYITAICAGPYHEVRDEHDGISLGVFCRASMAQYLDPDDLFLVTKQGFDFFHEQFGVRYPLPKYDQLWVPDFNAGAMENFGCVTHAEAHYIYRSQVTDFEYEQRANTILHEMAHMWFGDLVTMRWWNDLWLNESFAEWASHWCNTHATRFTDAWTTFLSVRKSWGYRQDQLSSTHPVYTEMPDLEAVEVNFDGITYAKGASVIKQLVAYVGLDSFLTGLRAYFGKHAWGNATFDDLLSELETASGRELRKFAAQWLETAQVNTLRPLVEIGSDGTYSQVVVQQEAPADYPTLRTHRIGVGLYDLEGDRLVRRDLLEIDVTGERTEITALTGVKAADVLLLNDDDLSYAKLRLDERSMATVVRHIDGLDSSLSRALCWNAAWDMLRDAELAARDYVTLVCSGLPAETDINLTTWTARQASTAVAQYADPAWQATGWAQLAELARTSLATAEPGSGWQLTWARSFIGAARTPDEQAVLRGWLHGEGVPEGLVVDTELRWSLLQALASLGAATDEQIEDELNSDRTASGEREAAVARALVPTAENKARVWAELTGEKDVPNWLNRSLLSGFQSARRPDLTAPYAEKFFDVVADVWARSDSEPAQEFAMMGYPVYQISEETVAMTDAWLAKEGNPASLRRLVAEGRDGVVRALKARAKDKSAA, encoded by the coding sequence GTGGCCGGAGTTCGTAATTTGACCCAGGTGGAGGCAGCCGAGCGGGCCCGGCTGCTGGATGTCACCGGGTATGACATCACCTTGGATCTGACCGACGGCCACGGCAATCCCGGCGACGGCACGTTCCGCTCCACCACGGTGGTGACCTTCACCTGCCGAGAGCCGGGTGCGGAGACCTTCATCGAGACCGCGGCCGCGTCCGTACGGTCGGCCACGCTCAACGGCGAGGCCATCGACCTGGACGGCTTCTCGGCCGAGAAGGGCCTGACCCTGACCGGGCTGGCCGCCGAGAACGAACTGGTCGTGGACGCCGACTTCGCGTACTCGGCGAGCGGGCAGGGCCTGCAGCGCAGCGCCGACCCGGTCGACAAGGAGGTCTACCTCTACAGCCAGTTCGAGACGGCCGACGCCCAGCGGGTCTACGCCTGCTTCGACCAGCCCGACCTCAAGAGCGTCTACACCTGGCACGCGACCGTCCCGAAGCACTGGAAGGTCATCTCGAACATGCCGGTCGAGCGGGACGAGCCCGCCGGGCCGGGGGCCAAGACCGTGCACTTCCAGACGTCGGCGCGGATGAGCACGTACATCACCGCGATCTGCGCCGGGCCGTACCACGAGGTGCGCGATGAGCACGACGGCATCTCGCTCGGTGTCTTCTGCCGCGCGTCGATGGCGCAGTACCTCGACCCGGACGACCTGTTCCTGGTCACCAAGCAGGGCTTCGACTTCTTCCACGAGCAGTTCGGGGTGCGCTACCCGCTGCCCAAGTACGACCAGCTGTGGGTGCCCGACTTCAACGCCGGCGCGATGGAGAACTTCGGCTGCGTGACGCACGCCGAGGCGCACTACATCTACCGCTCGCAGGTCACCGACTTCGAGTACGAGCAGCGCGCGAACACGATCCTGCACGAGATGGCCCACATGTGGTTCGGCGACCTCGTGACCATGCGCTGGTGGAACGACCTGTGGCTGAACGAGTCGTTCGCCGAGTGGGCCAGCCACTGGTGCAACACGCACGCCACGCGCTTCACCGACGCCTGGACGACCTTCCTTTCCGTACGCAAGAGCTGGGGTTACCGCCAGGACCAGCTGTCGTCGACGCACCCGGTCTACACCGAGATGCCCGACCTCGAGGCCGTGGAGGTCAACTTCGACGGCATCACGTACGCCAAGGGCGCCAGCGTGATCAAGCAGCTGGTCGCGTACGTGGGCCTCGACTCGTTCCTCACCGGCCTGCGGGCGTACTTCGGCAAGCACGCCTGGGGCAACGCCACCTTCGACGACCTGCTCAGCGAGCTCGAGACGGCGTCCGGCCGCGAGCTGCGCAAGTTCGCCGCCCAGTGGCTCGAGACGGCCCAGGTCAACACGCTGCGCCCGCTCGTCGAGATCGGCTCCGACGGCACGTACAGCCAGGTGGTCGTGCAGCAGGAGGCCCCGGCCGACTACCCGACGCTGCGCACCCACCGCATCGGGGTCGGGCTCTACGACCTCGAGGGTGACCGTCTGGTGCGGCGCGACCTGCTCGAGATCGACGTCACCGGCGAGCGCACCGAGATCACCGCGCTGACCGGCGTCAAGGCGGCCGACGTGCTGCTGCTCAACGACGACGACCTCTCGTACGCGAAACTCCGGCTGGACGAGCGGTCGATGGCCACCGTCGTGCGGCACATCGACGGGCTCGACTCGTCGCTGTCGCGCGCGCTGTGCTGGAACGCGGCGTGGGACATGCTGCGCGACGCCGAGCTGGCCGCCCGCGACTACGTGACGCTGGTCTGCTCGGGCCTGCCCGCCGAGACCGACATCAACCTCACCACCTGGACGGCCCGGCAGGCGTCGACAGCGGTCGCGCAGTACGCCGACCCGGCCTGGCAGGCCACCGGCTGGGCGCAGCTGGCCGAGCTGGCCCGCACGTCGCTGGCGACGGCCGAGCCCGGCAGCGGCTGGCAGCTCACCTGGGCCCGCTCGTTCATCGGCGCCGCCCGCACGCCCGACGAGCAGGCCGTGCTGCGCGGCTGGCTCCACGGCGAGGGCGTGCCCGAGGGCCTGGTCGTCGACACGGAGCTGCGCTGGTCGCTGCTGCAGGCGCTGGCGTCGCTGGGCGCGGCGACGGACGAACAGATCGAGGACGAGCTCAACTCCGACCGTACGGCCAGCGGCGAACGCGAGGCGGCGGTAGCCCGGGCCCTGGTGCCCACGGCCGAGAACAAGGCACGCGTGTGGGCCGAGCTGACCGGCGAGAAGGACGTGCCCAACTGGCTCAACCGCTCGCTGCTCAGCGGCTTCCAGAGCGCCAGGCGGCCCGACCTCACCGCCCCGTACGCCGAGAAGTTCTTCGACGTGGTGGCCGACGTGTGGGCCCGCTCGGACAGCGAGCCCGCGCAGGAGTTCGCGATGATGGGCTACCCGGTCTATCAGATCAGCGAGGAGACGGTCGCGATGACCGACGCCTGGCTGGCCAAGGAGGGCAACCCCGCCTCGCTGCGCCGGCTGGTCGCCGAGGGTCGCGACGGTGTCGTACGGGCCCTGAAGGCACGCGCGAAGGACAAGAGCGCCGCGTGA
- a CDS encoding DNA-directed RNA polymerase II, with protein sequence MPEQPQWSERTLDMPPQDPWAEAPTTPTQGPPPPTAQFPAAEPQVPFNQGRAQVNARPRQPYAEHEPTGTGWPGAEAPPAHPPMSWKWSELRLGGEWTSAAVLFAFVCWGIWALSGDGPFGTPTIVLVVTLAVAVGVFCLARLVGHLVLERQMGRVRRTARGSHLVTALFLAGVGVAWLQQTEWVVDAFNWVTGLFS encoded by the coding sequence ATGCCTGAGCAACCGCAGTGGTCTGAGCGGACGCTCGACATGCCGCCGCAGGACCCGTGGGCCGAAGCGCCCACCACGCCGACGCAGGGGCCGCCGCCCCCGACGGCGCAGTTCCCGGCGGCCGAGCCGCAGGTGCCGTTCAACCAGGGCCGCGCCCAGGTCAACGCGCGTCCCCGCCAGCCGTACGCGGAACACGAGCCGACCGGCACGGGCTGGCCCGGCGCCGAGGCGCCCCCCGCTCACCCGCCGATGAGCTGGAAGTGGAGTGAGCTGCGCCTGGGCGGCGAGTGGACCAGCGCCGCGGTGCTGTTCGCGTTCGTCTGCTGGGGCATCTGGGCGCTCTCCGGCGACGGCCCGTTCGGCACGCCCACGATCGTGCTGGTCGTGACGCTCGCGGTCGCCGTCGGCGTCTTCTGCCTGGCCCGGCTCGTCGGTCACCTGGTGCTGGAACGGCAGATGGGCCGTGTCCGGCGCACCGCACGCGGATCGCACCTGGTCACGGCCCTGTTCCTGGCCGGTGTCGGCGTCGCCTGGCTTCAGCAGACGGAGTGGGTCGTCGACGCCTTCAACTGGGTCACCGGGCTGTTCAGCTGA
- a CDS encoding DUF5130 family protein: MVAHHGHDAGAAEGPFTTRQLLRLDHALRIANTETGLTFSVYIGEFETPAREHAERLHRQIEGAEVAVLIAISPNQRKLEIVTGSEARKRISDRDAKLAGLSMAAAFAGGDLAGGVVAGIDQLASHAGRA; this comes from the coding sequence ATCGTGGCCCATCACGGGCACGATGCCGGCGCCGCCGAGGGCCCCTTCACGACCCGGCAGCTGCTGCGGCTCGACCACGCGCTCCGGATCGCGAACACCGAGACCGGCCTCACGTTCAGCGTCTACATCGGTGAGTTCGAGACACCGGCCCGCGAGCACGCCGAGCGGCTGCACCGGCAGATCGAGGGGGCCGAGGTCGCCGTGCTCATCGCGATCTCGCCCAACCAGCGCAAGCTCGAGATCGTGACCGGCAGCGAGGCGCGTAAGCGCATCTCCGACCGGGACGCGAAGCTGGCCGGCCTCTCGATGGCGGCCGCGTTCGCGGGGGGCGATCTGGCCGGCGGAGTGGTCGCCGGTATCGACCAGCTGGCCAGTCACGCCGGACGCGCTTAG
- a CDS encoding ribose-5-phosphate isomerase — MRVYLGSDHAGFELKMHLVNHLIKQGHDVVDVGPHVYDPEDDYPAFCLHTGAKVVADEGSLGIVIGGSGNGEQIAANKIDGVRAALVWRTEIAQLARQHNDANVISIGAREHTLDEATSFVETFLATPFSGNPRHARRIGQLASYEAGRPELPELPQS, encoded by the coding sequence ATGCGCGTCTACCTGGGTTCCGACCACGCCGGTTTCGAGCTGAAGATGCACCTCGTGAACCACTTGATCAAGCAGGGGCACGACGTCGTCGACGTGGGGCCGCACGTCTACGACCCGGAGGACGACTACCCGGCGTTCTGCCTGCACACCGGCGCCAAGGTGGTGGCCGACGAGGGCTCCCTGGGCATCGTGATCGGCGGCTCGGGCAACGGCGAGCAGATCGCCGCCAACAAGATCGACGGCGTCCGGGCCGCGCTGGTCTGGCGCACCGAGATCGCCCAGCTGGCCCGCCAGCACAACGACGCCAACGTGATCAGCATCGGCGCCCGCGAGCACACTCTGGACGAGGCCACCTCGTTCGTCGAGACCTTCCTGGCCACCCCGTTCTCGGGCAACCCGCGCCACGCCCGCCGCATCGGCCAGCTGGCCTCGTACGAGGCGGGCCGCCCGGAACTCCCGGAGCTCCCGCAGTCCTAA
- a CDS encoding class F sortase, whose protein sequence is MAARQSPSAPGPRMPESVLRKRPAEIVAPPPGVITGPLPAPRPASGRPPFRAPSPRPVPKQPPRPMRGRKPWPIGFIALALLFLGLFVVAMGIGAATNVDLASIFGGSAKNEPPPRAFPVLEPSRPERLSIPSINVQAPILEVGLAADGSVGVPPLKRHNEAGWFDGGPTPGQFGPALIVGHADTRTGPSVFKQLPKLKPGQRIEVTRADNSVAVFEVNSVEHFDKGKLPVQRVYGDYSRPSLRLMTCGGRWVGGSTGYSDNIVVFASLVSASKT, encoded by the coding sequence ATGGCCGCCCGACAGTCCCCCTCCGCGCCCGGGCCCCGGATGCCCGAGTCGGTGCTGCGCAAGCGCCCGGCCGAGATCGTCGCTCCGCCGCCCGGTGTCATCACGGGCCCGCTCCCGGCCCCACGGCCGGCCTCCGGGCGCCCACCCTTCCGCGCCCCCAGCCCCCGGCCCGTGCCCAAGCAGCCGCCCCGGCCGATGCGCGGCCGCAAGCCGTGGCCGATCGGGTTCATCGCGCTGGCCCTGCTCTTCCTCGGCCTGTTCGTGGTGGCCATGGGCATCGGCGCGGCCACCAATGTCGATCTGGCGAGCATCTTCGGCGGCTCGGCCAAGAACGAGCCACCGCCGCGCGCCTTCCCGGTGCTCGAGCCGAGCCGCCCCGAGCGGCTCAGCATCCCGTCGATCAACGTGCAGGCGCCGATCCTCGAGGTGGGCCTGGCCGCGGACGGCTCGGTCGGCGTCCCGCCCCTGAAGCGGCACAACGAGGCCGGGTGGTTCGACGGCGGGCCCACGCCCGGGCAGTTCGGGCCGGCCCTGATCGTCGGGCACGCGGACACGCGTACGGGGCCCTCGGTCTTCAAACAACTGCCCAAGCTTAAGCCCGGGCAGCGCATCGAGGTCACCCGTGCCGACAACTCGGTGGCGGTCTTCGAGGTCAACTCGGTCGAGCACTTCGACAAGGGCAAGCTGCCGGTGCAGCGGGTCTACGGCGACTACAGCCGGCCGTCGCTGCGGCTCATGACCTGCGGCGGGCGCTGGGTCGGAGGCAGCACGGGATACTCCGACAACATCGTCGTCTTCGCCTCCCTGGTCTCCGCGAGCAAGACCTGA
- a CDS encoding HNH endonuclease, giving the protein MPDIRPTVGSSALVLNATYEPLCVVSVRRATILVLTAKAECVSDGDGILHSAHTTLPVPSVVRLTRYVKVPYRTHVGLSRRAIFARDGGRCAYCRGSAETIDHVFPRSRGGLHAWDNVVAACAKCNHSKGDKTPAELGWRLHQIPAAPRGVAWRVLGHRTPDPRWADWLDLPAAPAVSAEAA; this is encoded by the coding sequence ATGCCTGACATACGACCCACAGTGGGCTCATCCGCGTTGGTTCTGAACGCCACCTACGAGCCGCTGTGCGTCGTATCGGTGCGTCGAGCGACCATCCTCGTCCTGACGGCCAAGGCAGAGTGCGTCTCCGACGGCGACGGCATCCTGCACAGTGCGCACACCACCCTCCCGGTCCCCTCGGTCGTCCGCCTGACCCGATACGTGAAGGTGCCGTACCGGACTCATGTCGGTCTCTCCCGGCGCGCGATCTTCGCCCGCGACGGTGGCCGTTGCGCCTACTGCCGCGGCTCGGCCGAGACCATCGACCACGTGTTCCCCCGCAGCCGCGGCGGCTTGCACGCCTGGGACAACGTGGTCGCCGCGTGCGCCAAGTGCAATCACAGCAAGGGCGACAAGACCCCGGCCGAGCTCGGCTGGCGGCTGCACCAGATACCGGCGGCGCCCCGGGGGGTGGCCTGGCGCGTGCTCGGCCATCGCACACCCGACCCCCGTTGGGCCGACTGGCTCGACCTCCCCGCCGCCCCGGCTGTCTCGGCCGAGGCGGCGTAG
- a CDS encoding alpha/beta hydrolase: protein MLNPQVTAAAGLRARPPAALTETHEVLAFTRQAMEDANEAECGPALPLPVVVDVDAGGVPARLYATRVDAPLFVYAHGGGWCYGSIETVDRFCRRVADRSGCAVLSVGYRLAPEHPFPAALEDVEAVLAYARKAGAAELGVDPSRLAIGGDSAGGQLATVVARRQRDAATPLDLQVLIYPAIDPMTASESFDEVGSYGLDRASMKRAWETYVPDPLTRFTPDVAPLAAEELAGLPPTLIITAEYDALRDEGADYADALLAAGVPVVHTRYMGVNHGFARKLAVIDDARVATDQVAAYLRAGLTF, encoded by the coding sequence ATGCTCAACCCCCAGGTCACCGCCGCGGCCGGGCTTCGTGCCCGGCCGCCCGCCGCCCTGACCGAGACGCACGAGGTGCTCGCGTTCACCCGGCAGGCGATGGAGGACGCCAACGAGGCCGAGTGCGGCCCCGCGCTGCCGCTTCCCGTGGTGGTGGACGTCGATGCCGGGGGAGTGCCGGCCCGGCTCTACGCGACCCGGGTCGACGCGCCCTTGTTCGTCTACGCGCACGGCGGCGGCTGGTGTTACGGCAGCATCGAGACTGTCGACAGGTTCTGCCGCCGTGTCGCCGACCGCTCCGGCTGTGCCGTGCTGTCGGTCGGGTACAGGCTTGCCCCCGAGCACCCCTTCCCGGCCGCTCTGGAGGACGTCGAGGCGGTTCTCGCGTACGCGCGCAAGGCCGGCGCCGCCGAGCTCGGTGTCGACCCGTCCCGGCTGGCCATCGGCGGCGACAGCGCGGGCGGTCAGCTCGCCACGGTCGTGGCCCGTCGGCAGCGCGACGCGGCGACCCCGCTCGATCTGCAGGTGCTGATCTACCCCGCGATCGACCCGATGACCGCCTCGGAGTCGTTCGACGAGGTCGGCTCGTACGGGCTGGACCGCGCCTCGATGAAGCGGGCCTGGGAGACGTACGTCCCCGACCCGCTGACCCGGTTCACGCCGGACGTCGCGCCGCTGGCCGCCGAGGAGCTGGCCGGCCTGCCACCCACCCTGATCATCACCGCCGAGTACGACGCCCTGCGCGACGAGGGCGCCGACTACGCCGACGCGCTGCTGGCGGCCGGCGTGCCCGTCGTGCACACCCGCTACATGGGGGTGAATCATGGTTTCGCGCGCAAGCTGGCCGTGATCGACGACGCGCGGGTGGCCACCGATCAGGTCGCGGCGTACCTGCGCGCGGGCTTGACCTTCTGA
- a CDS encoding SDR family oxidoreductase yields MPDRPDHGEESYKGSGRLSGRKAVITGGDSGIGRAVAIAFAREGADVLISYLPDEEQDATDTAQLIEKAGQKAVRVPGDIRDEAHCRAVIDRALSELGGVDILVNNAAYQMSQPGGITEITDEQFDRVMKTNLYAMFWLCRAAVPHMAPGSTIINTASIQAYQSSAHLLDYATTKGGIVAFTKALAEDLAEQGIRVNAVAPGPIWTPLIPATMTEKKVESFGSDTPLGRPGQPAELAGAYVYFASHESSYTTGEVLGVTGGKPVS; encoded by the coding sequence ATGCCGGACCGGCCCGACCACGGTGAGGAGAGCTACAAGGGTTCCGGGCGCCTCTCCGGCCGCAAGGCCGTCATCACCGGTGGCGACTCGGGCATCGGCCGGGCCGTGGCCATCGCGTTCGCACGTGAGGGCGCCGACGTGCTCATCTCCTACCTGCCGGACGAGGAGCAGGACGCGACCGACACCGCCCAGCTGATCGAGAAGGCGGGACAGAAGGCCGTACGGGTGCCCGGCGACATCCGCGACGAGGCGCACTGCCGGGCCGTCATCGACCGGGCGCTGTCCGAGCTCGGCGGCGTCGACATCCTGGTGAACAACGCGGCTTACCAGATGTCCCAGCCCGGCGGGATCACCGAGATCACCGACGAGCAGTTCGACCGGGTGATGAAGACCAACCTGTACGCCATGTTCTGGCTCTGCCGCGCGGCCGTGCCGCACATGGCACCGGGTTCGACGATCATCAACACGGCGTCGATCCAGGCCTACCAGTCGTCGGCCCACCTGCTCGACTACGCCACCACCAAGGGCGGGATCGTCGCGTTCACCAAGGCGCTGGCGGAGGACCTGGCCGAGCAGGGCATCCGGGTCAACGCGGTCGCGCCCGGCCCGATCTGGACGCCGCTGATCCCGGCGACCATGACCGAGAAGAAGGTCGAGAGCTTCGGGTCGGACACGCCGCTCGGGCGGCCCGGCCAGCCGGCCGAGCTCGCCGGAGCGTACGTGTACTTCGCCAGTCACGAGTCGAGCTACACCACCGGCGAGGTGCTCGGTGTGACCGGGGGGAAACCGGTCAGCTGA
- a CDS encoding GNAT family N-acetyltransferase, with amino-acid sequence MDQPVRLRAATDDDRRAIADLLLHVFHEHATDESRALEKMILEPGRGVVADDAGLVVGHATAQTRDLTVPGAVVPAAHVTGVGVSPTHRRRGILTAMMRHQLTEIAQAGREPLAVLWASETAIYPRFGYGPAASRLRFEVLNREVRITGPAAPAGRLRLVDPKQEQAALTALLDGLRVHQVGWSNRPEYVWDYLLTDNADQRDGGTELRGVLYETADGPIGYATWRVKNDWGAHGPNAEVRVREVVAGDPGVYAELWRFLLSLDLTRTASFHFGAVDEPLQFMVDEPRKLGRGYTDSLWVRVVDLPAALEARRYACPVDVVIEVRDPIIEANNGRWRLTGGPDKASCVRTDESPDIACSITELGAAYLGGTTLAALVSAGRVEQLTGNLPSTAFTWYRQPSAIEVF; translated from the coding sequence ATGGACCAACCCGTGCGCCTGCGTGCCGCCACCGACGACGACCGGCGGGCGATCGCCGATCTGCTGCTCCACGTTTTCCACGAGCACGCGACCGACGAGTCCCGCGCGCTCGAAAAGATGATCCTGGAGCCGGGCCGCGGAGTGGTGGCCGACGACGCGGGCCTGGTGGTCGGTCACGCGACGGCACAGACCCGTGACCTGACCGTGCCCGGCGCGGTCGTGCCGGCCGCCCACGTGACCGGGGTCGGTGTCTCACCCACCCACCGCCGCCGCGGCATCCTGACCGCGATGATGCGTCACCAGCTCACCGAGATCGCCCAGGCCGGGCGCGAGCCGCTGGCCGTGCTGTGGGCCAGCGAGACAGCGATCTACCCGCGCTTCGGGTACGGCCCGGCCGCGAGCCGCCTGCGCTTCGAGGTCCTCAACCGTGAGGTGCGGATCACCGGCCCCGCCGCCCCGGCCGGCCGCCTGCGCCTGGTCGATCCGAAACAGGAGCAGGCCGCGCTGACCGCCCTGCTCGACGGGCTGCGCGTGCATCAGGTCGGCTGGTCGAACCGCCCCGAGTACGTGTGGGACTACCTGCTGACCGACAACGCCGACCAGCGCGACGGCGGCACCGAGCTGCGCGGGGTGCTCTACGAGACAGCCGACGGCCCGATCGGGTACGCGACGTGGCGGGTCAAGAACGACTGGGGCGCCCACGGGCCGAACGCCGAGGTGCGGGTGCGCGAGGTGGTGGCCGGCGATCCGGGCGTCTACGCCGAGCTGTGGCGCTTCCTGCTCAGCCTCGACCTGACCCGCACCGCCTCGTTCCACTTCGGCGCGGTCGACGAGCCGCTGCAGTTCATGGTCGACGAGCCCCGCAAGCTGGGCCGTGGCTACACCGACAGCCTCTGGGTACGCGTGGTCGACCTGCCGGCGGCGCTCGAGGCCCGGCGCTACGCGTGCCCGGTCGACGTGGTGATCGAGGTGCGGGACCCGATCATCGAAGCCAACAACGGCCGGTGGCGGCTCACCGGAGGTCCGGACAAGGCTTCCTGCGTACGCACCGACGAGTCCCCCGACATCGCCTGCTCGATCACCGAGCTGGGCGCGGCCTACCTGGGCGGGACGACCCTGGCCGCGCTGGTCTCGGCGGGGCGGGTCGAGCAGCTGACCGGCAACCTGCCCTCGACCGCGTTCACCTGGTACCGCCAGCCCAGCGCCATCGAGGTGTTCTGA
- a CDS encoding DUF1015 family protein, translating into MTVVHPISRAWVTTGGTGAQNYDEFADDAEITSIIADNPHSSLAIEMPHLAPDSVGKSFPQSLPDAVARLALERAEGFYTPADDVVVLYRITAPGEPAAYGLWSMVDTDQISTSADEPGLVIRNEDVFLEKVRERVALAEAVATLLSPVLLLQTAKGEELHAALAAATEQAGAPAATDTDQTGRTHAIWVVGPGPLQSELTELAGGGELVVADGNHRSLAAQTAGLPRFLAVVTTPASVAIQPYNRLVSELTVSVEELMARLRAAGATVTEVPRPARIPAKGTVELYTTGGRSFTIGLPVDTSLPDVDNLDHALVERVLLRDVLGLDPGDKRINYIGGDYPAEWLRGEVDAERSELAVLVAPVTVDDFVRVNLERQKLPRKSTWFTPKARGGLVLAQLD; encoded by the coding sequence ATGACGGTCGTGCATCCGATCAGCCGGGCCTGGGTCACCACAGGTGGCACCGGCGCCCAGAACTACGACGAATTCGCCGACGACGCCGAAATCACGTCCATCATCGCCGACAATCCGCATAGTTCTCTCGCGATCGAGATGCCGCATCTGGCTCCCGATTCCGTGGGCAAGTCGTTCCCGCAGTCGCTGCCCGACGCGGTCGCGCGCCTCGCGCTCGAGCGGGCCGAGGGTTTCTACACCCCGGCCGACGACGTGGTGGTGCTCTACCGCATCACGGCGCCCGGCGAGCCGGCCGCGTACGGGCTCTGGAGCATGGTCGACACCGATCAGATCTCCACCAGCGCCGACGAGCCCGGCCTGGTGATCCGCAACGAGGACGTGTTCCTCGAAAAGGTGCGCGAGCGGGTCGCCCTGGCCGAGGCGGTGGCGACGCTGTTGTCGCCGGTGCTGCTGCTGCAGACGGCCAAGGGCGAGGAACTGCACGCGGCGCTGGCCGCGGCCACCGAGCAGGCGGGCGCCCCCGCCGCCACCGACACCGACCAGACCGGCCGCACCCACGCCATCTGGGTCGTGGGCCCCGGCCCGCTCCAGTCCGAGCTGACCGAGCTGGCCGGCGGGGGCGAGCTGGTCGTCGCCGACGGCAACCACCGCAGCCTGGCCGCGCAGACCGCCGGCCTGCCCCGCTTCCTGGCCGTCGTCACCACCCCCGCCTCGGTCGCCATCCAGCCCTACAACAGGCTGGTCAGCGAGCTGACGGTGAGCGTGGAGGAGCTGATGGCGCGGCTGCGCGCGGCCGGGGCGACGGTGACCGAGGTGCCCCGCCCGGCCCGGATCCCGGCCAAGGGCACCGTCGAGCTCTACACGACCGGCGGCCGCTCGTTCACGATCGGGCTGCCGGTCGACACGAGCCTGCCCGACGTCGACAACCTCGACCACGCGCTGGTCGAGCGGGTGCTGCTGCGTGACGTGCTGGGCCTCGACCCGGGCGACAAGCGGATCAACTACATCGGCGGCGACTACCCGGCCGAGTGGCTGCGCGGCGAGGTCGACGCCGAGCGGTCCGAACTGGCCGTGCTGGTGGCGCCCGTGACCGTCGACGACTTCGTCCGGGTCAACCTCGAACGCCAGAAACTGCCCCGCAAGAGCACGTGGTTCACCCCCAAGGCCCGGGGCGGCCTCGTGCTGGCCCAGCTCGACTGA
- the ctaJ gene encoding aa3-type cytochrome oxidase subunit CtaJ — MIIPAAVIGLIVALSLAGSRDEKQPDRRYRPGRPYDFRPIWFLAAPEQVVGGAAGHTKPALPGPVLEDSSGARVRPGSTGGASDSW; from the coding sequence GTGATCATTCCGGCTGCCGTGATCGGGCTGATCGTCGCGCTGTCCCTGGCGGGATCGCGTGACGAGAAGCAGCCGGATCGTCGATACCGGCCCGGTCGTCCCTACGACTTCCGGCCGATCTGGTTCCTGGCCGCGCCGGAGCAGGTCGTCGGCGGCGCCGCCGGCCACACCAAGCCGGCCCTGCCCGGCCCCGTGCTGGAGGACAGCAGCGGCGCCCGGGTGAGGCCCGGTTCCACAGGAGGCGCAAGTGACAGCTGGTGA
- a CDS encoding Uma2 family endonuclease encodes MTSPAVSTVPHRWPTPEGRWTEPDLHLFPQDGHRYEIVDGSLHVAPPEPESHEAIVRGVVTTLRAAAPPGWWVCDRLGVEIGDSNLVPDVTVLRPRSSGAVWCDPADVALVVEVETTATRRFDRLLKPSLYAEAGIAAFWRVEPGRASPLLHTYELGAARYRTVHSIEGAEPVKLDAPYPVRVAPAAWI; translated from the coding sequence ATGACAAGTCCGGCTGTCAGCACGGTGCCCCACCGGTGGCCGACGCCGGAGGGCCGCTGGACCGAACCCGATCTTCACCTGTTCCCGCAGGACGGCCACCGCTACGAGATCGTGGACGGCAGCCTGCACGTCGCCCCGCCCGAGCCCGAGTCGCACGAGGCGATCGTCCGCGGGGTGGTCACCACCCTGCGCGCGGCGGCCCCGCCCGGCTGGTGGGTCTGCGACCGCCTCGGCGTCGAGATCGGCGACAGCAATCTGGTGCCCGACGTGACGGTGCTGCGGCCGCGCTCGTCCGGAGCCGTCTGGTGCGACCCGGCCGACGTGGCCCTGGTCGTCGAGGTCGAGACGACCGCCACCCGCCGCTTCGACCGCCTGCTCAAGCCCTCGCTGTACGCCGAGGCGGGCATCGCGGCGTTCTGGCGGGTCGAGCCGGGCCGGGCGAGCCCGCTGCTGCACACCTACGAGCTGGGCGCTGCCCGCTACCGCACCGTGCACAGCATCGAGGGCGCCGAGCCGGTCAAGCTCGACGCCCCCTATCCCGTCCGGGTCGCCCCGGCGGCGTGGATCTAG